From Plasmodium brasilianum strain Bolivian I chromosome 5, whole genome shotgun sequence, the proteins below share one genomic window:
- a CDS encoding memo-like protein produces MANYRKAYHAGSWYSKNDDVLRNKIDLIFKKISFQKQNVKAAICPHAGYDYALETNSHVYACINVENIKSIFILGPNHHIYNKGCLLPQVEKYETPFGFLEINKDIISDIMNNDTNDLYDYIEDMDDEEEHSIEMQLPLIKYIIKDKDIKIIPIYVGCIGNDLKKIDLFCNPLKKYFQNEGNLFLFSSDFCHYGRRFSFTNILQKYDDRYLFKQIENMDKDAASIISRHDIDNDERSISPFVDFIDYLNKTRNTICGSNPIKIMLFLLQNYSGNVSTKLMHYSQSSQAKNASDSSVSYAGIVSSIN; encoded by the exons atggcAAATTATAGAAAAGCTTATCATGCCGGTTCTTGGTATTCCAAAAAtg ATGATGTGTtgagaaataaaatagatttaatttttaaaaaaataagtttcCAAAAACAAAATGTTAAAGCTGCCATATGCCC tCACGCAGGATATGATTATGCTCTTGAAACAAATTCCCATGTTTATGCTTGTATTAACGTAGAAAATAT AAAGAGCATTTTTATTCTTGGCCCTAATCATCATATTTACAACAAGGGATGTTTGCTTCCACAAGTAGAAAAATACGAAACACCTTTTGGctttttagaaataaataaagaca TTATATCGGACATTATGAACAATGACACAAATGatttatatgattatatCGAGGATATGGATGATGAAGAAGAACATTCAATAGAAATGCAACTAcctttaataaaatatataattaaaga caaggacattaaaataatacctATATACGTTGGATGCATAGGAAACgaccttaaaaaaatagactTATTTT gcaatccattaaaaaaatatttccaaaATGAAGGTAACCTGTTTCTGTTTTCGTCTGACTTCTGTCACTATGGACGAAG atttaGCTTTACCAATATACTCCAAAAATACGACGATAGGTACCTTTTCAAACAAATTGAG aATATGGACAAGGATGCTGCTAGTATTATTAGTAGACATGACATA GACAATGATGAACGTTCAATTTCCCCTTTTGTAGATTTTATAgattatttaaacaaaacTCGCAATACGATATGCGGATCGAACCccataaaaattatgctattc CTGCTTCAAAATTATTCAGGAAATGTATCAACAAAATTGATGCATTACTCTCag TCTAGTCAGGCTAAAAACGCGAGCGACTCGTCCGTGTCTTATGCAGGAATTGTATCTTCCATTAATTAA